gtttcaaatttaaaaattcacAACCAACCCAAGGGACCATTAATGATGTTATAGAACTGGggaattttttaatatattcatttatgTCTCCCATGATGGAGAGAAATTCTTCAGTTATCCAAATACAATCAATCTGTACTTCATAGGAGGGatcattaatgaattggatGAATGCATCGGGTGTGGACATTTCGTATGTAATAAAGTTGATCTTGTCACAGATGTTTTCCCAATTCAAGGGAtcagtttcttcttcatcatcgttCTTATGATGTTGGTAGACTTCCCATTGGAATTTGTAGGGGATTATGACAGTTggatttgataaatttatttctttgtcGGTGACcaagtttttcttttgattgATTGTCATTTTAGATTGGTTTAATTATAAATTCTTGATGATATGTATTGATTTCCTCCCCTTTCAAAAAGTGCTAGTCATTAATTCTGTATTAATTTCTTGAGTCACGTacataaattattatttgtggAGACGCTACAGCCATTTCGGACTTTTCCTATCTCGGAAATATGTATTAAAACGAAATGATGTAACATGATATAATATGGCAGAAAAGAAGTTTTTTACATAAAGTTAATGTACATCTGTTTGGTATTATTGGTTTCACGCTTTTATAACTAAGTTAATATATGGATTTtttatatagtatataaAGGCGTCatgttttatttatttctattgTGCGCCATTTTGAAGATCTGTCTTAGTGTTAATCCAGAGTTTAATGAAACCAGTGATACCTGAACATAGGGATAATGCAGCATAAGTACCCTTTGGAGTcttaatatttaataaatcagtAGTATTTGCCAGACAATCAAAGGATAATCTTGTTAAATCAAGATAAACTATACGTTTTTCATGATTTAGATTTACCAATTGATTGtctaattcaatttctaatgatgataaatcGTTGTTGTTACCATTTTGTTGGATCTCACTAATTAGTTGCTTCCTTAATGGAGATGTATTGTCGGTATTGTCATTgctattgttgttattattgaaataattAGACGCTAGCATGGTATCATTTctaattttcaattgaatttgCAATTCAAggatttttctttgtatatctttcaatttgaaCCAATTTTGTTTCCATGATAATAAGATATCGTATTGCCAGGCGATAGTTTCATGTTTAGTAACCCAACTATAGGTCCTTTCTTGTGGattccaaattttcaatttatatAGTAAATCTAATTCGTCAAAGATGGTATAGTATAAATCGATGGAATCTTGTaaagatttttcatttaacCATAATTTCTCgatatcatttaaattagTAGCTTTCGTTGTGGatcttaattttttgaCAAAggttaataatttgaatggAGATGATCCAAATCTTATCATATATCTGAAAATACTTAACTGTGATGTAATGAATGAAACATTATGgtttaaattttgtaaGAATGAAAGAGTAAATAATCTGACGAATTTGACTGGATGCACTAAGATTGATTTTAACGGGATAATACTTGTACCTGAGCTGGTAGTTGAGAGGGATAATAAAAgctttttcattttgatgTTTGTTTCGGTCGATGACAAATCAGTCAATATCCATGATTTTAGTAAATCCAAAATACATTTAATTATCTTGACAAATTTATCTTTACCTgctaaagaattaattagatattttaaaatatctaCATTTCTAACTacttttttgatttttgatTCTGGTTTAGCCCAAGAATTTGGTATATTTAGTTCCGGTGAAGATGAAGGACTGATATTGGTAGCAGCTAATAAGGTTAATTCGGAATCATTTTTTGTAGGGTCAACTTGATTCAAAGATATAGGTAGTctcaaattattatcatcgaAATCTTTTATAATGGGGttaagaatattattccCCTTTTCATTTCCTATAATTAATCCTGGCTCATCTAAGGACATGATTCGTTGACTTTTCTAGTATTGAATTTTGTATCACACGAGTAATGGTAATTTCAGTATcaaatatttgtttttctaTGTCTGCGAAGAAAGCTTTTCCATTGTTACGATACCTGTTTATATAACATAATACCAGCGTTTTGACTGGgtcttctttttattaatatggTTCTGTATGTGACTGACTACTAAATGTAGGTTAAGTGATTTTTCACTCTGGCGTTATACGTTTGTGCGTGCTTATTACCCTCTGATTTTCCCATGGGAAATTCCCGAAAAAGAACTGGCCAATGGGCAATAAGCGAAGGGGGGAAGTATTTCCACGGGAAAACTAAaactaaaaaattattatctccGAAGTGACAGAGAGTaattgaaaaaacaaattaGCGCCGCTCGGTTTCGATCCGAGGACATCAGGGTTATGAGCCCTGCGCGCTTCCACTGCGCCACGGCGCTTACTAATTTGTGATTTTTGTTGGTTAACTGATAGTCTTAGGTGAGAGTTTAATTCTGACGATTTCCTTCCTCAGTGAACGTAACATGTTCGTCAACTGCTATAATTGTTCGAACAGGCTCTTTAATATGTAACAGTAAAGGTCAAGATAGCAAGTTTGGCACAACGTTCTTTAAAAAGGTTCACAGTGAATACCACATATAGAAACAAGACGAGGGATTCCCAGTACGACTGGAGGTGATTGATGAATACAGATTGATCAATCATTTCATCTCTCAAAGATAAAATGTTGATGAAGTATTATCTATTCCACCATCGACatgaatataaatagaCCAATAATTCGAGCATCGATTACTGGTTCTccctttatttttcttatacttttatttatatatttatgtGTTCTTTGTGTTGGAAATAAGACATAACTGTCCCTTGGATCAGTTAAATTGGGAGAAATATGTGTAGCAATGTTACTAACACTTTTTCAAGGTATAACCAGTCGTCCTCTTTTAGCATTTGCCACAAGAGTCCTATACAtaacgtatatatatatatctatttatctcttatatattttattttctcgATGATATCTCATCgtgaaaatttttctttctcttgtCACCTCGGCATATCTACCGTACATTACGACAATATTGTGTGTCTGTAAATCAATGTCCTTTTAGCAAATCGACATATATGTAccatatattccaataCTTTGTTATTCCCTTTTGAGAAAACTGAACTATTTGTCATCCACTAAAAACAACGATATTACACTACTCTTATTATGCTTTATAACCAACACGAAACTTAATCTAGAATGgattcatattcatataataatacaggATTACCAAGCTTAGGTTCTTCAGAACAGAAAAATACACTTATTGGGACACATTCAAATGACTGGATAACATTTATCTGTAACATGTAGTGGTCCACCATAATATATGAGATTATATAGCGTCGTTTTTAAATTATGGTGCCAGAATAAACTAGGCGGTTATCACCGCTCCCATGGGGCATCCGTCAAGGAGACCACGGATACATGCCTGTCTTTTCGGGCAAAGTTGCCCTTAACAGACAGCCAGACGTCCCCCATCTGTCGCTCCACCTCTTAATAATGACATGATAACGCCGTGTCGCTTTAACTTGCACTTAACACTGCCCAGATGTGGTGCACGGGTTGGGACAGCCGGTCTTGGCATTTCTGACGACGCCTGTTTTGCTTTTTGAGTTCTTTGAGCTCTTGGCGGTGTATCTAATCAGTAGGTAAGTAAGTACTGTTAAGTGCAACCATCAGCGGCTATTCCCCCCATTAGTAGATTAtataaacaacaacaacaataacacaAAAACTCGAGTATATCTGGTACATATTTCTTACCTCGTTCTGTTGGTCGCCCATTCCAAATGAATCAACAAACAAGTCTGGTTGATATATACACAATTACACAGAAGAAGCAAAAGCAAACATGACTGTAACAACTGCACCATCATACAAATATTACGAATCACAAAGATTATCGATAATCACAGCCCCTTTCTC
The Naumovozyma dairenensis CBS 421 chromosome 5, complete genome DNA segment above includes these coding regions:
- the PEX25 gene encoding Pex25p (similar to Saccharomyces cerevisiae PEX25 (YPL112C) and PEX27 (YOR193W); ancestral locus Anc_8.601), coding for MSLDEPGLIIGNEKGNNILNPIIKDFDDNNLRLPISLNQVDPTKNDSELTLLAATNISPSSSPELNIPNSWAKPESKIKKVVRNVDILKYLINSLAGKDKFVKIIKCILDLLKSWILTDLSSTETNIKMKKLLLSLSTTSSGTSIIPLKSILVHPVKFVRLFTLSFLQNLNHNVSFITSQLSIFRYMIRFGSSPFKLLTFVKKLRSTTKATNLNDIEKLWLNEKSLQDSIDLYYTIFDELDLLYKLKIWNPQERTYSWVTKHETIAWQYDILLSWKQNWFKLKDIQRKILELQIQLKIRNDTMLASNYFNNNNNSNDNTDNTSPLRKQLISEIQQNGNNNDLSSLEIELDNQLVNLNHEKRIVYLDLTRLSFDCLANTTDLLNIKTPKGTYAALSLCSGITGFIKLWINTKTDLQNGAQ